One genomic segment of Hordeum vulgare subsp. vulgare chromosome 2H, MorexV3_pseudomolecules_assembly, whole genome shotgun sequence includes these proteins:
- the LOC123424510 gene encoding probable LRR receptor-like serine/threonine-protein kinase At3g47570: protein MAPQVFRTQSLVPPSHHALFLLYTIFMFLSSNTIVFSSAQATNKTEDDRQALLCFKSGISKDPASVLGSWRNDSLNFCGWQGVTCSTTLPIRVVSLQLRSAQLTGTLSNCTAALTSLVHLNLWNNTLSGSIPEEIDELRSLRTLMLAGNRLSGNIPLSLGTAASLRYVNLANNSLSGAIPDSLANSSSLSGIILSRNKLSGVIPANLFTSSKLVFVDLRSNALSGEIPHFQNMDALQYLDLTVNSLSGTIPASLGNVSSLRSLLLAQNDLAGSIPETLGQIPNLTMLDLSFNRFTGYVPATLYNMSSLALFSLGSNSFNGQIPSEIGNSLPNLQTLVMGGNKFRGLIPDSLTNMSKLQVLDLSSNLLTGMVPSLGFLSDLSQLLLGNNTLEAGDWAFLTSLTNCTQLLRLSVYGNILNGSLPKVVGNLSTKLERLSFGRNRISGNIPAEIGNLANLILLDMGQNMISGNIPPSVGNFSNLFILELSRNKLSGQIPSTIGYLPQLGQLHLDVNKLSGNIPASIGQCKRLAMLNLSINNLDGSIPRELLNISSLSLGLDLSNNNLTGSIPQEVGNLINLELLSVSNNKLSGELPPALGLCVTLVSLHMEGNMLSGNISESLSTLKGIQQIDLSENDLTGQVPQFLGNFRSLNYINISYNKFEGPIPTGGIFGNSTAVFLQGNTGLCETAAAIFGLPICPTTPATKKKINTRLLLIITALITIALFSIICVVVTVMKGTKTQPSENFKETMKRVSYGNILKATNWFSLVNRISSSHTASVYIGRFEFETDLVAIKVFHLSEQGSRTSFFTECEVLRNTRHRNLVQAITVCSTVDFDGGEFKAIVYEFMANGSLDMWIHPRVGSSRRLLSLGQRISIAADVASALDYMHNQLTPPLIHCDLKPDNILLDYDMTSRIGDFGSAKFLSSSSGRPEGLIGVGGTIGYIAPEYGMGCKVSTGGDVYGFGVLLLEMLTARRPTDALCGNALSLHKYVDLAFPERIAKILDPAMPSEEDEAAASLRMQNYIIPLVSIGLMCTMESPKDRPGMHDVCAKIVSMKEAFVETL from the exons ATGGCTCCTCAAGTTTTTCGCACCCAATCTCTGGTTCCTCCGTCCCACCATGCACTCTTTCTTCTCTACACCATCTTCATGTTTCTGTCCTCCAACACAATAGTATTCTCATCAGCACAGGCTACCAACAAAACCGAAGATGACCGGCAAGCCCTTCTCTGCTTCAAATCTGGCATCTCCAAGGACCCTGCCAGTGTTCTTGGATCATGGCGCAATGACTCGCTCAACTTCTGCGGCTGGCAAGGGGTCACCTGCAGCACCACCCTCCCAATCCGTGTCGTCTCCCTCCAACTCAGGTCTGCGCAGCTCACAGGAACACTATCCAATTGCACAGCTGCCCTTACTTCTCTAGTTCACTTGAACCTTTGGAACAATACGTTATCTGGAAGCATACCTGAAGAGATAGATGAGCTTCGGAGCCTCCGAACCCTGATGCTTGCTGGCAACAGGCTTTCAGGTAACATCCCTCTGTCATTAGGTACAGCTGCATCTCTTAGATATGTCAACCTTGCAAACAATTCTCTTAGCGGAGCTATCCCTGATTCCTTAGCAAATAGTTCGTCACTCAGTGGTATAATCCTCTCACGTAACAAGTTGTCTGGGGTGATCCCAGCTAATCTGTTCACGTCATCCAAACTTGTCTTTGTTGACCTCCGGTCGAATGCACTCTCCGGGGAGATCCCACATTTCCAAAACATGGATGCTTTGCAGTATCTTGATCTTACAGTGAATTCACTTTCTGGTACCATACCAGCATCTTTGGGCAATGTTTCATCATTGCGTTCCCTCCTGTTAGCACAAAACGACTTAGCAGGATCAATTCCAGAAACTTTGGGTCAAATTCCAAACCTAACAATGCTAGATCTGAGTTTCAATAGATTCACGGGGTATGTCCCAGCCACACTGTACAATATGTCATCACTCGCACTCTTTAGCTTAGGCAGCAACAGTTTTAATGGGCAAATTCCTTCTGAAATTGGCAACTCACTTCCAAATCTCCAAACATTGGTGATGGGTGGCAACAAGTTCCGTGGATTAATCCCAGATTCTCTGACCAACATGTCAAAGCTCCAAGTGCTTGATCTTTCAAGCAACCTGCTGACTGGCATGGTGCCATCTCTAGGATTCTTGTCAGACTTGAGCCAACTGCTTCTAGGAAATAATACACTCGAAGCTGGTGACTGGGCCTTCCTTACTTCCCTGACCAATTGCACTCAGTTGTTAAGATTATCAGTGTATGGGAATATCCTGAATGGAAGCTTACCGAAAGTAGTAGGCAACCTTTCAACGAAGCTGGAGCGGTTAAGCTTTGGAAGAAACCGAATTTCTGGAAACATACCGGCTGAGATAGGCAATCTTGCAAACCTCATTCTGCTTGACATGGGCCAGAACATGATCTCAGGAAATATTCCCCCGAGTGTTGGGAACTTCAGCAACTTGTTTATCCTGGAACTATCCAGGAATAAATTATCAGGTCAGATTCCATCAACGATTGGTTATCTTCCTCAACTCGGCCAGCTTCATCTTGATGTCAACAAATTGTCTGGAAACATACCGGCATCTATAGGACAGTGTAAAAGGCTAGCTATGCTAAACTTATCAATCAACAACCTTGACGGATCCATACCAAGGGAACTCCTCAATATTTCTTCACTTTCCCTTGGTTTGGACTTGTCAAACAATAACCTGACTGGGTCGATACCACAGGAAGTTGGTAACTTAATCAATCTTGAGTTACTGAGTGTTTCCAACAACAAATTATCTGGCGAACTTCCTCCTGCACTTGGCCTGTGTGTTACATTGGTATCCCTTCACATGGAAGGGAACATGCTTAGTGGGAATATTTCTGAGTCTCTCAGTACACTGAAGGGTATACAGCAGATAGATCTTTCTGAGAACGATTTAACCGGCCAAGTTCCACAGTTTCTCGGGAACTTCAGAAGCTTAAATTATATCAATATATCATACAACAAATTTGAAGGGCCAATCCCGACTGGTGGTATatttggaaattcaactgcagtATTCCTGCAAGGTAACACAGGGTTATGTGAAACAGCTGCTGCCATATTTGGACTGCCTATTTGCCCCACCACACCAGCAACAAAAAAGAAGATAAATACACGCCTGCTGCTGATAATAACTGCACTGATTACGATTGCTTTGTTCTCAATTATATGTGTTGTTGTCACTGTCATGAAGGGGACTAAAACTCAACCATCTGAAAACTTCAAGGAAACAATGAAGAGGGTGTCATATGGGAACATCCTTAAAGCCACCAATTGGTTCTCTCTAGTCAACCGGATAAGCTCAAGTCATACAGCATCAGTCTACATTGGTCGATTTGAGTTCGAGACAGATCTAGTGGCCATCAAGGTGTTCCATCTCAGTGAGCAGGGTTCGAGAACTAGCTTTTTCACCGAGTGCGAAGTGCTGAGAAACACCCGCCACCGCAATCTGGTTCAAGCTATCACCGTCTGCTCAACCGTAGATTTCGACGGCGGTGAATTCAAGGCCATAGTATATGAGTTCATGGCAAACGGTAGCCTGGACATGTGGATACACCCAAGGGTTGGCAGCTCAAGGAGGCTGCTGAGCTTGGGCCAGCGGATAAGTATTGCTGCTGATGTGGCTTCTGCTCTGGACTATATGCACAACCAACTGACACCTCCTTTGATTCACTGTGATTTGAAGCCGGACAATATTCTGTTGGACTACGACATGACCTCGCGCATTGGCGACTTTGGGTCCGCCAAGTTTCTCTCTTCAAGTAGTGGCAGGCCAGAAGGCTTGATTGGTGTCGGAGGAACAATCGGATATATCGCTCCTG AATATGGGATGGGATGCAAAGTCTCGACAGGCGGCGATGTGTACGGTTTCGGGGTGCTGCTACTCGAGATGCTCACAGCAAGGCGACCGACGGATGCACTCTGCGGCAACGCCCTCAGCCTTCACAAGTATGTTGACCTAGCTTTCCCTGAGAGAATCGCCAAGATTTTAGATCCCGCTATGCCATCCGAGGAGGATGAGGCGGCTGCTTCTCTGCGTATGCAAAACTACATTATCCCTTTGGTCAGTATTGGCCTGATGTGTACCATGGAATCGCCGAAAGATAGACCAGGCATGCATGATGTCTGCGCCAAAATTGTTTCCATGAAGGAGGCATTTGTTGAGACCTTGTGA
- the LOC123424507 gene encoding probable LRR receptor-like serine/threonine-protein kinase At3g47570 produces MPSFLSLLCILLILFSFNTTTLEAAQENKSEIDRQALLCFKSGINSYPLGILNSWSDDSLNFCSWKGVSCGTRFPPRVVSLNLTSARLSGQLSGCLGNLTFLSWMNLADNHLSGTIPGELGKLPNLHTLNLSNSNLEGNIPDSLGTSNSLSYVNLGNNTLTGGIPLSLTNCSSLNTLILSRNNLSGEIPSTLFDNLSKLTKVDLQKNSFTGLIPRFHKVTALKFLCLTENFLSGSIPPSIGNASSLTSILLGQNRLSGLIPETLSQISKLVELDLSLNSLSGSVPVSLYNMSSLQNFSVGSNGLVGQLPSYIGYSLRNLQSLIMGSNSLGGLIPASLANMSNLQILDLSSNSLNGPIPSLGSLANLSQLILGSNLLEAHEWSFLTSLANCTQLTKLSLEGNGLNGSLPVAVVNLSTRLQDLSLGSNKISGSIPVEIRNLVNLASLRMESNFLSGSIPSTIGKLQNLYILNLSKNKLSGQIPSSVGDITQLGKLYLDDNNLSGNIPHSLGQCKGLLELNLSTNSLDGSIPVKLFDRPPLSLGVDFSYNKLIGEIPSEVGNLANLALLNVSNNMLFGTIPEALGSCLTLLFLRMERNMLEGQIPQSFSKLRSIQQINLARNILSGPVPEFFGNLTLLDKLDLSYNNFEGPIPSGGCFRNSSMVALDGNRMLCARVFMLGLPICDDTQTKNHVPLLRIIMIITPLIAGVLLLYLVFTVWKRRAQLAFPRCNKIPGVLYLVANRKKREAVANQKIREVVACPNHKETLKKISYGDILKATNWFSSVHTISSTCTGSVYVGRFKSDRSLVAIKVFNLNEPGGYGSYFMECEVLRSTRHRNIMRPMTLCSTLDSKNHEFKALIFKFMVNGSLDRWLHSEQHNVIPDRVLSFGQRICIAADVASALDYVHNQLTPPLIHCDLKPHNVLLDDDMTARLSDFGSAKFLLPGEVIRKSLVDVGGTIGYIAPEYGLGCKISVGGDVYSFGVLLLELLTGKRPTDDMFVDGLTLRIFSESMFPDLVVEMLDPHMAHEEHQGCVEAWMQRYIVPLVALGLSCTVESPKDRPGMKDVCAKLSALRDDFLERHHDD; encoded by the exons ATGCCCTCATTTTTGTCTCTGCTCTGTATTCTCCTCATCCTTTTCTCCTTCAACACTACAACGCTCGAAGCAGCGCAAGAAAACAAGTCCGAGATTGATCGCCAGGCCCTCCTTTGCTTCAAGTCCGGCATCAACTCTTATCCGCTTGGCATCCTAAATTCATGGAGTGATGACTCACTTAACTTTTGCAGCTGGAAAGGGGTCAGTTGCGGCACAAGGTTTCCACCACGGGTGGTCTCACTCAACCTCACCTCCGCTCGTCTCAGTGGGCAATTATCTGGATGCCTAGGCAACTTGACTTTTCTATCGTGGATGAACCTTGCCGATAATCATCTGTCGGGAACCATCCCTGGAGAGCTGGGTAAGCTTCCAAACCTCCATACACTGAATCTTTCCAACAGCAATCTTGAAGGTAACATCCCTGATTCATTAGGCACTAGCAATTCACTTAGCTATGTCAATCTTGGAAACAACACTCTTACCGGCGGTATCCCTCTCTCGTTGACCAATTGCTCCTCACTCAACACACTTATACTGTCACGTAATAACCTCTCTGGAGAGATCCCTTCTACTTTGTTTGATAACTTATCTAAGCTTACTAAGGTTGATCTCCAGAAGAATTCCTTCACTGGTCTCATCCCGCGTTTCCATAAGGTCACAGCACTAAAATTTCTTTGCCTGACAGAGAACTTCCTCTCTGGAAGCATACCTCCTTCAATAGGAAATGCTTCTTCCCTCACTTCTATATTGCTCGGCCAAAATAGGCTATCAGGATTAATTCCGGAAACTTTGAGTCAAATTTCAAAACTGGTTGAACTTGATCTAAGTTTAAACAGTTTATCAGGTAGTGTCCCGGTCTCTCTTTACAACATGTCATCGCTCCAAAATTTTAGTGTGGGCAGCAATGGCCTTGTTGGACAGTTACCATCTTACATTGGTTACTCACTACGAAATCTCCAGTCCCTAATTATGGGAAGCAACAGCCTGGGAGGCCTGATCCCTGCTTCACTGGCCAACATGTCGAATCTCCAAATACTTGATCTTTCAAGCAACTCGCTGAATGGCCCTATTCCGTCTCTTGGTTCTTTGGCAAACTTGAGTCAGTTAATTTTGGGGAGCAACTTGCTAGAAGCACATGAATGGTCATTTCTAACTTCTCTAGCAAATTGCACCCAGCTGACAAAGTTGTCCTTGGAAGGGAATGGTCTGAATGGCAGCTTACCTGTAGCAGTTGTTAATCTTTCCACGAGGCTACAAGATTTGTCGCTTGGGTCAAACAAAATTTCAGGCTCCATACCTGTTGAAATTAGAAATCTTGTTAATCTCGCTTCTCTTAGGATGGAAAGCAATTTTCTTTCTGGAAGCATACCTTCTACCATTGGAAAGCTGCAAAACCTATATATCCTAAATCTATCAAAGAACAAATTATCAGGTCAGATCCCTTCCTCAGTTGGTGACATTACTCAACTGGGCAAGCTTTATCTTGATGATAACAACTTGAGTGGAAACATACCTCATAGTTTAGGTCAGTGCAAGGGACTTCTTGAACTAAACTTGTCTACTAACAGCCTTGATGGGTCAATACCAGTCAAACTTTTTGATCGCCCTCCACTTTCCTTGGGTGTGGACTTTTCGTACAACAAGCTCATAGGAGAAATACCATCAGAAGTTGGTAATTTGGCAAATCTTGCTCTTTTGAATGTTTCCAACAATATGTTGTTTGGAACGATTCCTGAAGCTCTTGGAAGCTGTCTTACTTTATTGTTCTTGCGCATGGAGAgaaacatgcttgaagggcaaatTCCTCAAAGTTTCAGCAAGTTGCGGTCCATCCAGCAGATTAATCTAGCTCGAAATATTTTATCTGGTCCAGTGCCGGAATTCTTTGGCAACCTCACTTTGTTGGACAAGCTGGATCTATCATACAACAACTTTGAAGGGCCAATTCCCTCTGGTGGATGCTTTAGGAACTCGAGTATGGTAGCTTTGGATGGAAATAGGATGTTGTGTGCAAGAGTCTTCATGCTAGGGCTTCCAATTTGTGATGACACCCAAACAAAGAACCATGTGCCCTTGCTAAGAATAATAATGATAATTACACCGTTAATTGCTGGTGTGTTATTGTTATATTTGGTTTTCACTGTTTGGAAAAGAAGGGCACAGCTTGCATTTCCAAGGTGTAATAAGATTCCCGGTGTGTTATATTTAGTTGCCAACCGGAAGAAAAGAGAAGCAGTTGCCAACCAGAAGATAAGAGAAGTGGTTGCATGTCCTAACCACAAGGAGACTCTGAAGAAGATATCATATGGTGACATTCTAAAAGCTACCAACTGGTTTTCTTCAGTCCATACTATCAGCTCAACCTGTACCGGATCAGTTTATGTTGGTAGGTTCAAGTCCGATAGGAGCCTAGTTGCCATCAAAGTATTCAACCTGAATGAGCCTGGTGGATATGGTAGTTACTTTATGGAGTGTGAGGTGTTACGAAGCACCCGCCATCGGAATATAATGCGACCTATGACCCTATGCTCGACACTTGATTCAAAAAACCATGAGTTCAAAGCACTGATCTTCAAGTTCATGGTTAATGGCAGCCTTGACAGGTGGTTGCACTCTGAGCAGCACAATGTAATCCCAGACAGAGTGCTAAGCTTTGGCCAGAGGATATGCATTGCAGCAGATGTGGCTTCTGCTCTTGATTATGTCCACAACCAACTGACTCCTCCTTTGATCCATTGTGATTTGAAGCCACACAATGTCCTTTTGGACGATGACATGACTGCACGGCTCAGTGACTTTGGCTCAGCAAAGTTTCTATTACCAGGTGAGGTTATTCGTAAAAGTCTGGTTGATGTCGGAGGGACTATTGGATACATAGCACCTG AGTATGGGCTGGGCTGCAAGATCTCTGTAGGAGGCGATGTGTATAGTTTTGGAGTGCTTCTACTGGAGTTGCTTACTGGAAAACGACCAACCGATGATATGTTTGTCGATGGACTCACCCTTCGCATTTTCTCTGAATCCATGTTTCCTGACCTAGTGGTGGAGATGCTAGATCCTCATATGGCGCATGAGGAGCATCAAGGGTGCGTAGAAGCATGGATGCAGAGATATATTGTCCCATTGGTTGCTCTTGGGCTGTCATGTACTGTGGAATCTCCAAAGGACAGACCTGGAATGAAAGATGTTTGTGCAAAACTTTCTGCTCTCAGAGACGATTTTCTGGAACGCCATCATGACGATTGA
- the LOC123424509 gene encoding probable LRR receptor-like serine/threonine-protein kinase At3g47570, which produces MSPQVFRTPSLVVPSHHALFLLYTILIFLSSNTIVFSSAQATNKTEDDRQALLCFKAGISKDPASVLGSWHNDSLNFCGWRGVKCGTTLPIRVVSLQLRSMLLTGTLSSCIAGLSSLEHMDLLTNQFSGSIPGKIGELRSLQSLNLAGNNLAGNIPPSLGASAYLSYVNLANNSLSGVIPDSLASSSSLGEIFLSRNNLAGVIPANLFNSSNLRHVDLRWNGLSGAIPRFQKMGALKFLGLTGNSLSGTVPTSLGNVSSLRTLLLGLNKLSGQIPESLSQIPNLKMLDLSYNSLSGDIPATLYNVSSLTLFSLGSNEFVGQIPSNIGHSLLNVRTLQMEGNRFVGSIPDSMSNMSKLQVLDLSTNLLSGVVPSLGSLANLSQVHLGNNKLKAGDWAFLVSLTNCSQLFRLSVDGNFLSGNFPQAVGNLSIKMERLNFGRNQISGNIPAEIGNLVNLSLLDMGQNMLSGQIPLTFWNLSNLFVLKLSMNRLSGKIPSTVGNLAQLSELYLHDNELSGAIPANIGQCQRLLLLDLSFNNLDGSIPIGLLNISSLTLGLDLSNNKLTGLIPQQVGNLINLGLLRVSNNKLSGELPSALGLCVTLVSLHMEGNMLSGIIPQSFSALKGLQQIDLSENNLTGQVPQFFGNFSSLNYIDISYNNFEGPIPTGGIFGNSTAVFLHGNTGLCETASAIFGLPICPTTSATKRKVNTRLLLIIAPPVTIALFSFLCVAVSFMKGTKTQPSENFKETMKRVSYGDILKATNWFSLVNRISSSHTASVYIGRFEFETDLVAIKVFHLSEQGSRNSFFTECEVLKHTRHRNLVQAITLCSTVDFEGDEFKAIVYEFMANGSLDMWIHPRPHRGSPRRLLSLCQRISIAADVASALDYLHNQLTPPLIHCDLKPGNVLLDYDMTSRIGDFGSAKFLSSGIGGAEGLVGVGGTIGYIAPEYGMGCKISTGYDVYSFGVLLLEMLTAIRPTDALCGNALSLRKYVDLAFPDRIAEVLDPHMPSEEDEAAFSLHMQKYIIPLVSIGLMCTMESPKDRPGMHDVCARIVAIKQAFVETL; this is translated from the exons ATGTCTCCTCAAGTTTTTCGCACCCCATCTCTGGTTGTTCCTTCCCACCATGCACTCTTTCTTCTCTACACCATCCTCATATTTCTGTCCTCCAACACAATAGTATTCTCATCAGCACAGGCTACCAACAAAACCGAAGATGACCGGCAAGCCCTTCTCTGCTTCAAAGCTGGCATCTCCAAGGACCCTGCCAGTGTTCTTGGTTCGTGGCACAATGACTCTCTCAACTTCTGCGGCTGGAGAGGGGTCAAATGCGGCACCACCCTCCCAATCCGTGTCGTCTCCCTCCAACTCAGGTCTATGCTGCTCACAGGAACACTATCCAGTTGCATAGCAGGCCTTAGTTCTCTAGAGCATATGGACCTTCTAACTAATCAATTTTCTGGAAGCATACCTGGCAAGATAGGTGAGCTTCGGAGCCTCCAATCCCTGAATCTTGCCGGCAACAACCTTGCAGGTAACATCCCTCCGTCATTAGGTGCGTCTGCATATCTTAGCTATGTCAATCTTGCAAACAATTCTCTTAGCGGAGTTATCCCTGATTCTTTAGCAAGTAGTTCTTCACTCGGTGAGATATTCCTCTCACGAAACAACTTAGCTGGGGTGATCCCAGCTAATTTGTTCAACTCATCCAACCTTCGTCATGTTGATCTCCGGTGGAATGGTCTCTCTGGGGCTATCCCACGTTTCCAAAAGATGGGAGCTCTGAAATTTCTCGGTCTTACAGGGAATTCACTTTCTGGTACTGTACCAACATCTTTGGGCAATGTTTCATCATTGAGAACCCTGTTGCTAGGACTAAACAAATTGTCTGGACAAATTCCAGAATCTTTGAGTCAAATTCCAAACCTAAAAATGCTAGATCTAAGTTACAATAGCTTGTCGGGGGATATCCCAGCCACACTCTACAATGTGTCATCACTCACGCTCTTTAGCCTAGGCAGCAACGAATTTGTTGGACAGATACCCTCTAACATTGGCCACTCACTTCTGAATGTCAGAACATTGCAAATGGAAGGCAACCGTTTTGTTGGATCAATCCCAGATTCTATGAGCAACATGTCAAAGCTGCAGGTGCTTGATCTTTCAACCAACTTGCTGTCTGGCGTGGTGCCATCTCTAGGATCCTTGGCAAACTTGAGTCAAGTGCATCTAGGGAATAACAAACTCAAAGCTGGTGACTGGGCGTTTCTTGTCTCTCTCACCAATTGCTCTCAATTGTTCAGATTATCAGTGGATGGGAATTTCCTGAGTGGAAATTTTCCACAAGCAGTAGGCAACCTTTCAATAAAGATGGAGCGGTTAAACTTTGGAAGAAACCAAATTTCTGGAAACATACCAGCTGAGATAGGCAATCTTGTAAACCTCTCTCTACTTGACATGGGCCAGAACATGCTCTCAGGACAAATTCCCCTGACATTTTGGAACTTGAGCAACTTGTTTGTCCTGAAACTTTCCATGAATAGGTTGTCAGGTAAAATTCCATCAACAGTTGGTAATCTTGCTCAACTCAGCGAGCTTTATCTTCATGACAATGAGTTGTCTGGAGCCATACCCGCAAATATAGGACAGTGCCAAAGGCTGCTTTTGCTGGACTTGTCATTTAACAATCTTGATGGATCTATACCAATTGGACTCCTCAATATCTCTTCCCTTACCTTGGGTTTGGACTTGTCAAACAATAAGCTGACAGGGTTGATACCACAGCAAGTTGGTAACTTGATCAATCTTGGGTTACTACGTGTTTCCAACAACAAGTTATCTGGTGAACTTCCTTCTGCACTTGGCCTGTGTGTTACATTGGTATCCCTTCACATGGAAGGGAACATGCTTAGTGGAATTATTCCTCAGTCTTTCAGTGCTTTGAAGGGCCTACAGCAGATAGATCTGTCCGAGAACAATTTAACTGGTCAAGTTCCACAGTTTTTCGGGAACTTCAGCAGCTTAAATTATATTGATATATCATACAACAATTTTGAAGGGCCAATCCCGACTGGTGGTATatttggaaattcaactgcagtGTTCCTGCATGGTAATACAGGATTATGTGAAACAGCTTCTGCCATATTTGGACTGCCCATTTGCCCCACCACCTCAGCAACAAAAAGGAAGGTCAATACACGCCTGCTGCTGATAATAGCTCCACCGGTTACCATTGCTCTGTTCTCATTTTTGTGTGTTGCTGTCAGTTTTATGAAAGGGACCAAAACTCAACCGTCTGAAAACTTCAAGGAGACAATGAAGAGGGTGTCATACGGCGACATTCTTAAAGCCACCAATTGGTTCTCTCTGGTCAACCGGATCAGCTCGAGTCATACAGCATCAGTCTACATTGGTCGGTTTGAGTTCGAGACAGATCTAGTGGCCATCAAGGTGTTCCATCTTAGCGAGCAAGGTTCGAGAAATAGCTTTTTCACCGAGTGCGAGGTCCTAAAACACACCCGCCACCGCAATCTGGTTCAAGCTATCACCCTGTGCTCCACGGTAGATTTTGAGGGCGATGAATTCAAGGCTATTGTATACGAGTTCATGGCAAACGGTAGCCTAGACATGTGGATACATCCGAGGCCTCACCGAGGCAGCCCAAGGAGGCTGCTAAGCTTGTGTCAGCGGATAAGTattgctgctgatgttgcttcTGCTCTGGACTATCTGCACAACCAGCTGACACCTCCTTTGATTCACTGTGATTTGAAGCCAGGCAATGTTCTGCTGGATTACGACATGACCTCGCGCATCGGTGACTTCGGGTCCGCCAAGTTTCTCTCTTCAGGTATTGGCGGAGCAGAAGGCTTGGTTGGCGTCGGAGGAACGATTGGATATATTGCACCTG AATACGGGATGGGATGCAAAATATCGACAGGCTATGACGTGTACAGCTTCGGGGTGCTGCTACTGGAGATGCTCACGGCAATTCGACCAACGGACGCACTATGCGGCAACGCTCTCAGCCTTCGCAAGTATGTTGACCTAGCCTTCCCTGACAGAATCGCTGAAGTTCTAGATCCCCATATGCCATCCGAGGAGGATGAGGCGGCCTTTTCCCTACATATGCAAAAGTACATTATACCTTTGGTCAGCATTGGCCTGATGTGCACCATGGAATCGCCGAAAGATAGGCCAGGGATGCACGATGTTTGTGCCAGGATTGTTGCCATCAAACAGGCATTTGTTGAGACCTTGTGA